The following are from one region of the Rosistilla carotiformis genome:
- a CDS encoding glycosyltransferase family 87 protein yields the protein MKESTTDTEPRDHTTVASTQRRRQMVAWLAAACFLIGVALTASRIALAYQPPGPFDPSRQGYCDFHNGVYFPALAFREGVSPYSAAYVQQYPVERSIPFYSPLVLALHTPLTWLPLPVAEVVYFVVSLGMLLGIAWLSVRWTTGGAGAGWRWDWFWIIASALVFARGGQQTLFTGYFTFELILGALLAVHYGKTHPWRSVLGLVVISCKPTFVLPIAGLMLFRGNIKAVALAGMISLVLAVACFGWLIQSGSASQMMSDIGTSQDVHRSDDYEVPANTWTRIDLLAIVAKWTDWVPGDATHLVWMIAILLPAAIVLMVYHRHNRDDGAATGLSGAIVLLTSLVAIFHQVYDAMILTPVIVAILIALRPAWDTLSWRMRMFLAISMLMPALNYASSLMVLNRFQIDGFAKDVVTSLNAISLLIACVVLLFLAWNRRDGKVNQVSV from the coding sequence ATGAAGGAATCGACGACCGACACCGAACCGCGAGACCACACGACGGTTGCGTCGACGCAACGGCGTCGCCAAATGGTTGCTTGGCTGGCTGCCGCCTGTTTTTTGATTGGTGTCGCGCTGACCGCAAGTCGCATCGCCTTGGCCTATCAACCCCCTGGCCCGTTCGACCCTTCGCGGCAGGGCTACTGCGACTTTCACAACGGTGTCTATTTTCCGGCTCTTGCGTTTCGGGAAGGCGTTTCGCCCTACAGCGCCGCCTATGTCCAGCAGTATCCGGTCGAGCGGTCGATCCCGTTTTATTCCCCCTTGGTCCTCGCTCTCCACACGCCATTAACCTGGTTGCCGCTGCCGGTCGCCGAAGTTGTGTACTTCGTCGTGTCGCTTGGAATGCTGTTAGGGATTGCCTGGCTTTCCGTCCGCTGGACGACTGGCGGTGCCGGTGCGGGATGGCGTTGGGATTGGTTTTGGATTATTGCAAGTGCGTTGGTCTTTGCGCGAGGTGGGCAACAGACGCTCTTCACCGGCTACTTCACTTTCGAATTGATCCTAGGAGCATTGCTTGCTGTCCACTATGGCAAGACGCATCCGTGGCGGAGCGTGCTGGGGTTGGTGGTCATCTCCTGCAAGCCGACGTTTGTGCTACCGATCGCGGGGTTGATGTTGTTTCGCGGTAACATCAAAGCGGTAGCGCTTGCCGGAATGATCTCCTTGGTTCTTGCGGTCGCTTGTTTTGGCTGGTTGATCCAGTCGGGTTCGGCTTCGCAAATGATGTCCGATATCGGCACCAGTCAAGATGTCCATCGGAGCGATGATTACGAAGTACCGGCCAATACGTGGACGCGTATCGACCTCTTAGCGATCGTTGCGAAATGGACCGATTGGGTGCCCGGCGATGCAACGCATCTGGTGTGGATGATCGCGATCCTGCTGCCCGCAGCGATCGTGTTGATGGTCTACCATCGCCACAATCGCGACGACGGCGCGGCGACGGGACTCAGCGGCGCGATCGTGCTGTTGACCTCGCTGGTCGCCATTTTTCATCAGGTCTACGATGCGATGATTTTGACGCCGGTGATCGTTGCGATTTTGATCGCGTTGCGACCGGCATGGGATACGTTGAGCTGGCGAATGCGGATGTTTTTGGCGATCTCGATGTTGATGCCCGCTCTGAATTACGCTTCGAGTTTGATGGTCTTAAATCGCTTCCAGATCGACGGTTTCGCGAAGGATGTTGTCACGAGTCTGAATGCGATTTCGCTGCTAATCGCCTGCGTGGTGCTGCTGTTTTTGGCTTGGAACCGTCGTGATGGCAAGGTGAACCAGGTTTCTGTTTAA
- a CDS encoding neutral/alkaline non-lysosomal ceramidase N-terminal domain-containing protein: MKWLACFLFVLLPLTASAQPWQAGSARISITPDEPIWMAGYGGRDHPAEGKLTDLWAKSLVLQDAAGHTAVLITLDLVGIHRDTATKICDQIGKKHNLSRDQIAINCSHTHTGPAVGANLGPLHYVQVPEEQKQQLDDYEQQLIEKIVSIVDSSFESLQPSWLTWGNGRCSVAVNRRDNVQNDVPALRVQGKLNGPSDHDVPVLLVRDADQKLRTVVFGYACHATVLGIYQWSGDYPGYAQIEVEERYPEAIAMFWAGCGADQNPLPRRTIELAQQYGKRLGTAVAEVIEGFVHPVASSLQTSYTELDLPLVDVPTVEEVIQTRETTTNKFERGRAEYILGRLGDAKTLDETYPYPVASWKIGDDIRMVFLGGEVVVDYALRLKSTAAGTPEDSASMIWVAGYSNDVMAYIPSRRVLNEGGYEGGGSNVYYGIPGLWSEKIENMIAGEVAKQLAAPKPEPAETSSK; this comes from the coding sequence ATGAAATGGCTTGCTTGTTTCCTCTTTGTGCTACTGCCGCTCACCGCATCCGCTCAGCCTTGGCAAGCGGGTTCGGCACGGATCTCGATCACTCCCGATGAACCGATCTGGATGGCAGGCTACGGTGGCCGCGACCATCCAGCCGAAGGCAAGTTGACTGACCTGTGGGCCAAGTCGTTGGTGCTGCAAGACGCGGCGGGGCACACCGCCGTCTTGATCACTCTGGATCTCGTCGGAATCCATCGCGACACCGCGACAAAAATCTGCGACCAGATCGGCAAGAAGCACAATCTGTCGCGCGACCAGATCGCAATCAATTGCTCCCACACCCACACCGGCCCAGCAGTCGGTGCGAACCTGGGACCACTGCATTACGTGCAGGTGCCGGAAGAGCAGAAGCAGCAACTGGACGATTACGAGCAACAGTTGATCGAGAAGATCGTATCGATCGTCGACTCCTCTTTTGAATCGCTCCAGCCTAGCTGGCTCACCTGGGGCAACGGTCGCTGCAGCGTTGCCGTCAACCGACGCGACAACGTTCAGAACGATGTCCCCGCCCTGCGAGTCCAGGGAAAACTGAACGGCCCCTCCGACCACGACGTCCCTGTCTTGTTGGTCCGCGACGCCGATCAAAAGCTGCGTACGGTCGTCTTCGGCTACGCTTGCCACGCCACCGTGCTGGGAATCTATCAGTGGTCGGGCGACTATCCCGGCTACGCTCAGATCGAAGTCGAAGAGCGTTACCCCGAAGCGATCGCGATGTTCTGGGCGGGCTGCGGTGCCGACCAAAATCCCTTGCCACGGCGTACGATCGAATTGGCTCAACAGTACGGCAAGCGATTGGGAACAGCGGTTGCCGAAGTCATCGAAGGATTTGTCCACCCAGTCGCATCCTCGCTGCAAACCAGCTACACCGAACTCGACCTTCCGTTGGTCGATGTGCCAACGGTTGAAGAAGTGATCCAAACGCGAGAGACGACGACAAACAAGTTTGAGCGCGGCCGAGCGGAATACATTTTGGGTCGACTGGGGGATGCGAAAACGCTCGACGAAACCTATCCCTATCCCGTTGCCAGTTGGAAAATTGGCGACGACATCCGGATGGTCTTCCTGGGCGGCGAAGTGGTCGTCGATTACGCGCTGCGATTGAAATCGACAGCCGCCGGCACGCCAGAGGATAGCGCGTCGATGATCTGGGTTGCCGGATACAGCAACGACGTGATGGCCTACATCCCCTCGCGCCGCGTCCTGAACGAAGGGGGCTATGAAGGGGGCGGATCGAACGTCTACTACGGCATCCCCGGCCTGTGGTCCGAAAAGATCGAGAACATGATCGCCGGTGAAGTCGCCAAGCAACTGGCGGCTCCCAAACCAGAGCCCGCTGAAACGTCGAGCAAATAA
- a CDS encoding prenyltransferase/squalene oxidase repeat-containing protein has product MTYLEALTIRLAQGAAELPEAMRQRQGDWLLAQQRPDGGFAGREGGSDLYYTAFALRSLMILGLLDGEPADRAAEFLKQRLQGREAIIDLISLIMAAKMLEISSGIDVMQSANGGWQDAIAELLETLRREDGGYAKSPEGRAGSTYQTFLTLLCYELIERSPPEPRQIEAFIRGQAQVEGGFLEIRVGKRAGVNPTAAAIGALRVLQRLDEPTQQLTTEFLAEMQINDGGMTANTRIPIADLLSTCTAIVTLTDLQSLDQIDRAAATRYVHSMERPGGGFAGFEMDPAEDVEYTFYGLAACSLLSL; this is encoded by the coding sequence GTGACATATCTTGAGGCGTTAACGATCCGGTTGGCTCAAGGTGCGGCAGAGCTGCCCGAAGCGATGCGGCAGCGACAGGGCGATTGGCTGTTGGCTCAACAGCGACCCGACGGCGGTTTCGCCGGTCGCGAAGGGGGCAGCGATCTCTATTACACCGCCTTTGCGCTGCGATCATTGATGATCCTGGGCCTGTTGGATGGCGAACCGGCCGATCGCGCCGCCGAATTTTTGAAACAGCGGTTGCAGGGACGCGAAGCGATCATCGATCTGATCTCGTTGATCATGGCGGCCAAGATGCTGGAGATCTCCTCGGGGATCGATGTGATGCAGTCGGCCAACGGCGGATGGCAGGATGCGATCGCCGAGCTGTTGGAAACGCTTCGCCGCGAGGACGGAGGGTATGCGAAGAGTCCCGAAGGGCGAGCGGGCAGCACCTATCAAACCTTTCTGACGCTGTTGTGTTACGAATTGATCGAACGCTCGCCACCGGAACCTCGCCAGATCGAAGCCTTCATTCGCGGCCAGGCTCAGGTCGAAGGTGGCTTCTTGGAAATTCGCGTCGGCAAGCGTGCGGGAGTGAACCCGACGGCAGCAGCGATTGGTGCGCTGCGGGTGCTACAGAGACTGGATGAACCGACACAGCAGTTGACGACTGAATTTCTCGCCGAAATGCAGATTAATGATGGCGGCATGACGGCCAACACGCGGATTCCTATTGCCGACTTGTTAAGCACCTGTACGGCGATCGTGACCTTAACCGATCTGCAATCGTTGGATCAGATCGATCGCGCCGCGGCCACGCGTTATGTCCATAGCATGGAACGGCCGGGTGGCGGGTTCGCCGGATTCGAAATGGATCCAGCCGAAGACGTTGAATATACCTTTTATGGGCTCGCCGCATGTTCGTTGCTGTCGTTGTGA
- a CDS encoding tetratricopeptide repeat protein translates to MLFHHAIRVPLLLAVLSIFGGTAPLAFADGEGQPDLDEAMVMRLDAKTLDDLNKIGDLLQSALAKGLDKENEGFAKQMLAGVALERGKAIAQQMFRQPQAGNLAQLRGEALKHLETAVDNDPTLAEAQTLIARLNALPGGDRTRALKAATAAVDALKEDSYAQSEAYMLRALMQTDIEARLADINKAIETNSENIEAYQARSQFYFQQQKFDEAVADLQHVLKVDPTNTRVTATAVKALAELKRLDEAKTILDDGLKAKPDASLYQLRAAIYRTEDKLDEAIADLNKAIELQPRDPASLFARAEIYLSRDDTAAARRDLDKAMELNPGSVQGVLLRAYLSAEEGRLPDAINDMKLLVRSFPENATWAIQLASFYQMDNRPRKAIDVTTDVIRREPGNWRALRIRADTRLSVGEHKEAIADYEAALKAEIEIDESKAGILNNLAWVMATSPQDAVRNGARSLEMAEQAAKLTEYKQAHILSTLAAAYAETGDFDKALEWSEKAVDLGKEDSHEQLKQLQEELDSYKNKKPWREEQNVEENKAPIFSAEDIIDT, encoded by the coding sequence ATGTTGTTCCACCACGCTATTCGCGTTCCGCTGCTGCTTGCAGTGCTATCGATTTTTGGGGGAACCGCCCCGCTGGCCTTCGCCGATGGCGAGGGGCAGCCCGATTTGGACGAAGCGATGGTCATGCGGTTGGACGCCAAGACGCTGGACGACCTAAATAAGATCGGCGATCTGTTGCAGTCGGCTCTCGCCAAGGGATTGGATAAAGAGAACGAAGGCTTTGCCAAGCAGATGCTAGCTGGCGTGGCGTTGGAACGGGGCAAGGCGATCGCTCAACAGATGTTCCGCCAACCGCAAGCCGGAAATCTGGCTCAACTGCGAGGCGAAGCGCTCAAGCACCTCGAGACCGCTGTCGACAACGATCCTACGCTCGCCGAAGCGCAGACGCTGATCGCCCGCTTGAACGCATTGCCCGGCGGAGACCGGACGCGTGCGTTAAAAGCAGCCACCGCGGCGGTCGATGCGTTGAAAGAAGATTCGTATGCGCAAAGCGAAGCCTACATGCTGCGAGCGCTGATGCAAACCGATATCGAAGCCCGGCTGGCCGATATTAATAAGGCGATCGAAACGAACAGCGAGAACATCGAAGCTTACCAAGCCCGATCGCAGTTCTATTTCCAACAACAGAAGTTCGACGAAGCGGTCGCCGACCTGCAACATGTTCTGAAAGTCGATCCAACCAACACCCGCGTCACCGCGACGGCGGTCAAAGCGCTTGCCGAACTGAAACGTTTGGACGAAGCCAAGACGATCCTCGACGATGGTTTGAAAGCCAAACCCGATGCGTCGCTGTATCAATTGCGAGCGGCGATCTATCGCACCGAAGACAAACTGGACGAAGCGATCGCGGACCTCAATAAAGCGATCGAACTGCAGCCCCGCGATCCAGCGTCGCTGTTCGCCCGCGCCGAGATCTATCTCAGCCGCGACGACACCGCCGCGGCTCGTCGCGACTTGGACAAAGCGATGGAATTGAACCCCGGCAGCGTGCAAGGCGTCCTGCTGCGAGCCTATCTGTCGGCTGAAGAGGGTCGGCTGCCCGATGCGATCAACGACATGAAACTGTTGGTCCGCAGCTTCCCCGAGAACGCCACCTGGGCGATCCAATTGGCTTCGTTCTATCAAATGGACAACCGTCCCCGGAAAGCGATCGACGTCACGACCGATGTGATTCGCCGCGAACCGGGCAACTGGCGGGCGCTGCGAATTCGAGCTGACACGCGGCTGAGCGTTGGCGAGCACAAGGAAGCGATCGCAGATTACGAAGCGGCTCTGAAAGCCGAAATCGAGATCGACGAGAGCAAAGCAGGGATCCTCAACAACCTGGCTTGGGTGATGGCAACCAGCCCTCAAGACGCGGTCCGCAACGGCGCTCGTTCGCTCGAAATGGCCGAACAAGCGGCCAAGCTGACCGAATACAAGCAGGCTCATATCCTCAGCACGCTCGCCGCAGCATATGCCGAAACGGGCGACTTCGACAAAGCGTTGGAATGGTCCGAGAAAGCTGTCGACCTGGGCAAAGAGGATAGCCACGAACAGTTGAAACAACTGCAAGAGGAACTCGACAGCTACAAAAACAAGAAGCCGTGGCGAGAGGAACAGAACGTCGAAGAGAACAAAGCGCCGATCTTCTCGGCGGAAGATATCATCGACACCTGA